A genomic region of Porticoccaceae bacterium LTM1 contains the following coding sequences:
- a CDS encoding bifunctional salicylyl-CoA 5-hydroxylase/oxidoreductase gives MKIVCLGGGPSGLYLAISMKLRNPEHDITVYERNQPGDTFGWGVVFSDQTMENLQANDPVSAKSMMDELIHWDYIDVTINGQTERSGGHGFIGIGRRRMLQILSERAAELGIKQEFSTEVQLEDLQTRFADADLIVAADGLNSKVRNSDHEGFDCDIEMRPNKFVWLGTKHRFDDAFTFIFEETEHGWMWVHAYQFDNETSTFIVECSPETYDKWGFEHMSHEESAETCRKIFEKHLNGHELLTNSKHIRGSAWINFPRVLCHNWVKDNIVLIGDAAHTAHFSIGSGTKLGFEDAICLAEHLNSNESLQEALKNYQDERELEALKLQSAARNSMSWFEEIGRYLNYDTKQFAYALLTRSQRVSHENLRLRDQAWLASIEKDFADKAYKACDMAAPAEPVAPMFTPFKLRDMTLANRVVVSPMSMYSAKDGLPDDWHLVHYGSLAKGGAGLVYTEMTDVSEEGRITPGCAGLWNDEQEAAWARIVNFVHQHSQAKLCMQLGHAGPKASTKVLWEGMDQPLDHDNWQAMSASAVPYSKINQVPRAMTREDMDTVRDQYVAAARRAERAGFDMLEMHYAHGYLMSAFITPVLNKREDEYGGSLENRLRFPLEVFSAVRDVWPANKPISVRISSNDWVGDLGVTPQESVEIAKAFSAAGVDIIDVSAGQTTPDARPVYGRMFQTPFADQIRNEAKVATMAVGNIFEVDHVNSILAAGRADLCCLARPHLTDPNWTIRAAAQQHYHGNAVKVPVQYESGFDQLERNLQRAADMAINA, from the coding sequence ATGAAAATCGTCTGTCTGGGCGGCGGCCCATCCGGCCTCTATCTCGCCATCTCCATGAAACTGCGTAACCCCGAGCACGACATTACCGTTTACGAGCGCAACCAGCCCGGCGACACCTTTGGCTGGGGCGTGGTGTTCTCTGACCAGACCATGGAAAATCTGCAGGCCAACGACCCGGTCAGCGCCAAATCCATGATGGACGAGTTGATTCACTGGGACTATATCGACGTTACCATTAACGGCCAGACCGAACGTTCCGGTGGCCACGGCTTTATCGGTATCGGCCGCCGCCGCATGCTGCAGATTCTCAGCGAGCGCGCTGCAGAGCTAGGCATTAAACAGGAGTTCTCCACCGAGGTTCAGCTGGAAGACCTGCAAACCCGGTTTGCCGACGCCGACCTGATCGTCGCGGCCGACGGCCTCAACTCCAAAGTACGCAACTCCGATCACGAAGGCTTTGACTGCGATATCGAGATGCGTCCGAACAAGTTTGTCTGGCTGGGTACCAAGCACCGCTTTGATGACGCCTTTACCTTTATTTTTGAAGAGACCGAACACGGCTGGATGTGGGTTCACGCCTATCAGTTCGACAACGAAACCTCGACCTTTATTGTCGAGTGCTCGCCGGAGACCTACGACAAGTGGGGCTTTGAGCATATGAGCCATGAAGAGAGCGCCGAAACCTGCCGTAAAATTTTCGAGAAGCACCTCAATGGCCACGAACTGCTGACCAACTCCAAGCACATCCGCGGTTCCGCCTGGATCAACTTCCCTCGAGTGCTGTGCCACAACTGGGTCAAAGACAATATCGTGCTGATTGGCGACGCTGCCCACACCGCCCACTTCTCTATCGGTTCCGGTACCAAACTGGGCTTTGAGGATGCGATCTGTCTGGCCGAACATCTCAATTCAAATGAGTCCCTGCAGGAAGCCCTGAAAAACTATCAGGATGAACGCGAACTCGAAGCCCTGAAACTTCAGAGTGCCGCCCGCAACTCCATGAGCTGGTTTGAAGAGATCGGCCGCTACCTGAACTACGACACCAAGCAATTCGCCTATGCCCTTCTGACTCGCAGCCAGCGGGTCAGCCACGAAAACCTGCGCCTGCGCGACCAGGCGTGGCTGGCAAGCATCGAAAAAGACTTTGCCGACAAAGCCTATAAAGCCTGTGATATGGCAGCCCCTGCCGAACCGGTTGCGCCGATGTTCACGCCGTTCAAACTGCGCGACATGACTTTGGCAAACCGCGTCGTGGTATCGCCAATGTCCATGTACAGCGCCAAAGACGGCCTGCCCGACGACTGGCACCTGGTGCACTACGGCAGCTTGGCCAAAGGCGGTGCCGGACTGGTTTACACCGAGATGACTGACGTCTCCGAAGAGGGTCGCATCACTCCGGGGTGTGCGGGCTTATGGAACGACGAGCAGGAAGCCGCCTGGGCGCGTATCGTCAACTTTGTACACCAGCACAGTCAGGCAAAACTCTGCATGCAGCTCGGTCATGCCGGCCCTAAAGCTTCCACAAAAGTACTCTGGGAAGGCATGGACCAACCGCTGGATCACGATAACTGGCAAGCCATGTCTGCTTCCGCCGTGCCCTACTCCAAGATCAACCAGGTTCCCCGCGCCATGACCCGTGAGGATATGGACACCGTTCGCGATCAGTATGTCGCCGCCGCCCGTCGTGCCGAGCGAGCCGGTTTTGACATGCTGGAAATGCACTACGCCCACGGCTATTTGATGAGCGCATTTATTACTCCGGTACTCAACAAACGCGAAGACGAATACGGCGGCTCACTGGAAAACCGCCTGCGCTTCCCGCTGGAAGTATTCAGTGCAGTGCGCGATGTATGGCCAGCCAACAAGCCGATCTCGGTGCGTATATCCTCCAACGACTGGGTGGGTGACCTTGGGGTAACCCCGCAGGAGTCTGTGGAAATTGCCAAGGCATTCAGCGCCGCTGGTGTCGATATTATCGACGTCTCCGCAGGACAAACCACACCAGACGCACGACCGGTTTACGGCCGCATGTTCCAGACCCCGTTTGCCGACCAGATTCGCAACGAAGCCAAAGTGGCCACCATGGCTGTGGGCAATATTTTTGAAGTGGACCACGTCAACAGCATACTCGCCGCCGGCCGAGCTGACCTTTGCTGCCTGGCTCGCCCACACCTTACGGATCCCAACTGGACTATCCGTGCTGCCGCCCAACAGCACTACCATGGCAACGCCGTAAAAGTACCGGTACAGTACGAATCGGGCTTTGACCAACTGGAACGCAACCTGCAACGCGCTGCGGATATGGCGATTAATGCGTGA
- a CDS encoding acyl-CoA dehydrogenase family protein, giving the protein MSDKTFLDWPFLEAQHKQLAMNLDAWAEENIDSEHGHTIAEVDDACREAVSKLADGGWLNNSVALRSEGGKLDVRSLCLIRETLARHSGLADFAFAMQGLGSGPISLFGSDEQQQNYLPAVRDGKKIAAFALTEPEAGSDVAALSTSAVAEGDDFILNGEKTFISNGGIADFYVVFARTSDEGARGLSAFIVDANSEGLEIAERIEVIAPHPLAKLRFNNLKVSKQNLLGEVGQGFKIAMATLDVFRTTVGAAALGFARRALDEALARTTRRNLFGAPMAELPGVQTQLAEMALDIDASALLIYRSAWTKDCIAERVTREASMAKLYATEAAQQVIDKAVQLFGGLGVTSGVMVEKLYREVRALRIYEGASEVQKLVIARQLLAN; this is encoded by the coding sequence ATGAGCGATAAAACCTTTTTGGATTGGCCTTTTCTGGAAGCGCAGCACAAACAGCTGGCGATGAATCTTGATGCCTGGGCCGAGGAAAACATCGATAGCGAACACGGCCATACTATTGCAGAAGTAGATGATGCCTGCCGTGAGGCCGTGTCAAAACTTGCCGATGGTGGCTGGCTGAATAACTCGGTCGCGCTTCGTAGTGAGGGTGGTAAGCTCGATGTGCGCAGCCTCTGTTTGATTCGCGAGACTTTGGCGCGTCATTCCGGGCTGGCAGATTTTGCTTTTGCCATGCAAGGACTCGGCAGTGGGCCGATCAGTTTGTTTGGCAGTGACGAGCAACAACAAAATTATCTGCCTGCAGTTCGCGACGGTAAAAAAATTGCCGCTTTTGCGCTCACAGAGCCGGAGGCCGGTTCCGATGTTGCGGCGCTGTCGACCAGTGCGGTGGCAGAAGGTGACGACTTTATTCTTAACGGTGAAAAAACCTTTATCTCCAATGGCGGCATTGCCGATTTTTACGTGGTGTTTGCCCGCACCAGTGATGAAGGAGCACGCGGTTTGTCAGCGTTTATTGTCGATGCCAATTCGGAAGGCCTTGAGATTGCAGAACGTATTGAAGTCATAGCGCCACATCCTTTGGCAAAACTGAGATTCAATAATCTGAAAGTATCGAAACAGAATCTCCTCGGCGAAGTTGGCCAGGGTTTCAAAATTGCCATGGCAACGCTCGATGTATTCCGTACCACCGTTGGTGCTGCGGCACTCGGTTTTGCCCGTCGAGCATTGGACGAGGCGCTGGCACGCACCACCCGGAGGAATCTGTTTGGGGCTCCAATGGCGGAACTTCCCGGAGTGCAAACCCAGCTGGCCGAAATGGCGCTGGATATTGATGCCAGTGCATTGCTGATTTATCGCTCGGCCTGGACCAAGGACTGTATTGCTGAACGTGTTACCCGGGAAGCTTCGATGGCCAAACTCTATGCTACCGAAGCTGCTCAGCAGGTGATTGATAAGGCGGTTCAATTGTTTGGTGGCCTTGGCGTTACCAGTGGTGTAATGGTGGAGAAATTGTATCGGGAAGTGCGGGCACTGCGAATCTATGAAGGTGCTTCGGAAGTTCAGAAGTTGGTAATTGCCAGGCAGTTACTGGCGAATTAA
- a CDS encoding FecR domain-containing protein, with product MSTLNRPQRKAWKQAATRVTSLFDRALTTRRAQQLMEWKKADPRQAEELDHAIDLWTGMESLAEDPEIQDWQKTALASQAKRPAFYRIGYPIAAAILLGMIVSLWQLQPDNNVQEPSDIARYSTALGEQKTVQLPDGSTVILNTGSSLLVDFSADRRRAVLDYGEVWFDVAQDANRPFVVELDSHALTVLGTQFNVRKVHSQLSVALVEGVVACHPKAEIASTAAINTSNPDLSRGTQYRLVAGDLLTIENTAKPQVEISATENIAHYASWRLGKVYFENQYLYQVVQEINRYTNRKVFIDDATVMNLSVTAVLHLSELDDVLTGLEQSLPITVKRYPDSIVITGKN from the coding sequence ATGAGTACTCTCAATCGTCCGCAGCGCAAAGCGTGGAAGCAGGCTGCAACCAGAGTCACGAGCCTGTTTGACAGAGCATTGACCACTCGGCGGGCACAGCAATTAATGGAATGGAAAAAGGCGGATCCCCGACAGGCGGAAGAACTTGATCATGCCATTGATCTGTGGACTGGTATGGAATCGTTGGCAGAGGATCCGGAAATACAGGACTGGCAAAAGACGGCATTAGCGAGTCAGGCTAAGCGTCCAGCCTTTTATCGTATTGGGTACCCGATAGCGGCTGCCATATTGCTGGGCATGATAGTGAGCTTGTGGCAGCTCCAGCCGGATAATAATGTGCAGGAACCTTCAGATATAGCTCGTTACAGTACGGCACTGGGCGAACAAAAAACAGTTCAACTACCTGATGGCAGCACCGTTATCCTGAACACCGGCAGCAGTTTGCTGGTAGATTTTAGTGCTGACAGACGTCGTGCTGTATTGGATTACGGTGAGGTGTGGTTCGACGTGGCGCAGGATGCCAACCGACCTTTTGTGGTTGAGCTGGATTCACATGCCCTGACGGTACTAGGCACTCAATTCAATGTCCGTAAAGTGCATTCGCAGCTAAGTGTGGCACTCGTAGAAGGTGTAGTGGCTTGTCACCCAAAAGCAGAAATTGCTTCCACGGCTGCCATTAACACTTCAAACCCGGATCTGTCTCGCGGAACGCAATATCGGCTTGTTGCCGGGGATTTACTGACGATTGAGAATACAGCCAAACCTCAGGTTGAAATTTCAGCTACAGAAAATATTGCTCATTACGCCAGTTGGCGGTTGGGTAAAGTGTATTTTGAAAATCAATATTTGTATCAGGTTGTTCAGGAAATTAATCGTTACACCAATCGTAAAGTGTTTATTGATGACGCAACCGTCATGAACCTCAGTGTCACAGCTGTGTTGCATCTCAGCGAGTTAGATGATGTATTGACCGGCTTGGAACAGAGTTTACCGATTACAGTGAAGCGTTATCCGGACAGTATTGTGATTACCGGGAAAAATTAA
- a CDS encoding RidA family protein, protein MQIINPEGWPRPRGYSNGILAEGKTLYVGGQIGWDENEQFHSDDFIEQMAQALKNTVAILEAGGAKPEHIVRMTWYITDREEYLKRLKEMGQVYRDIIGRHFPVMAMVQVVALMEERAKVEVETTAVIPNS, encoded by the coding sequence ATGCAGATTATCAACCCCGAAGGCTGGCCACGTCCGCGTGGATATTCCAATGGCATCCTGGCGGAAGGTAAAACACTTTACGTTGGCGGTCAGATCGGCTGGGATGAAAACGAGCAGTTTCACAGCGACGACTTTATCGAGCAGATGGCTCAGGCGTTGAAAAATACTGTCGCTATTCTGGAGGCGGGTGGCGCCAAGCCGGAGCATATTGTCCGCATGACCTGGTACATCACCGATCGTGAAGAATACCTTAAGCGTCTTAAGGAGATGGGGCAGGTGTACCGTGATATTATTGGCCGTCATTTCCCTGTGATGGCCATGGTCCAGGTGGTGGCTCTTATGGAAGAGCGCGCCAAAGTCGAAGTGGAAACCACCGCTGTTATCCCAAACTCTTGA
- a CDS encoding enoyl-CoA hydratase family protein has protein sequence MRPKNRFNPETFSPEHFLWSFDRGVATVTLNIPDRKNPLTFDSYAELRDMFRDLVYVDDVKAVVMTGAAGNFCSGGDVHDIIGPLVKMDMRELLDFTRMTGDLVKAMRACPQPILAAVDGVSVGAGAIVAMASDFRYGTPECKTAFLFTRVGLAGCDMGACAMLPRIIGQGRASELLYTGRSMSAEEGERWGYFNRLVESENLLDETRAMAHRLLEGPTFAHGITKTMLHQEWNMSIDQAIEAEAQAQAICMQTKDFERAYHAFVAKEKPVFEGN, from the coding sequence ATGCGCCCAAAAAATCGCTTTAACCCCGAAACCTTTTCCCCTGAGCACTTCCTGTGGTCATTTGATCGCGGTGTGGCGACGGTAACGCTGAATATTCCCGACCGTAAAAATCCATTGACCTTTGATTCCTATGCCGAGTTACGGGATATGTTCCGCGATCTGGTGTATGTGGACGATGTAAAGGCAGTCGTGATGACCGGCGCAGCGGGTAACTTCTGCTCCGGCGGCGATGTACACGACATTATCGGCCCGCTGGTAAAAATGGATATGCGGGAATTGCTGGACTTTACCCGTATGACCGGTGATCTGGTGAAGGCGATGCGCGCTTGCCCGCAGCCAATATTGGCCGCAGTGGACGGAGTAAGTGTCGGCGCCGGAGCGATTGTCGCCATGGCCTCGGATTTTCGCTATGGCACGCCTGAGTGCAAAACCGCATTCCTCTTTACCCGCGTTGGATTAGCTGGTTGCGATATGGGTGCTTGCGCTATGTTGCCGCGTATTATCGGTCAGGGTCGCGCTTCGGAACTGCTTTACACCGGTCGCAGCATGAGTGCTGAAGAAGGGGAGCGCTGGGGTTACTTTAATCGCTTGGTGGAATCTGAAAACCTGTTGGACGAAACCCGGGCCATGGCGCATCGTTTACTGGAAGGCCCGACATTTGCTCACGGCATCACCAAAACCATGCTCCACCAGGAGTGGAATATGAGCATTGATCAGGCCATAGAAGCGGAAGCACAGGCACAGGCAATCTGCATGCAGACAAAAGATTTTGAACGCGCCTATCACGCGTTTGTGGCGAAAGAGAAGCCGGTGTTTGAGGGGAATTAA
- a CDS encoding DUF805 domain-containing protein, protein MNYYLAVIKKYAVFSGRARRSEYWFFVLFNLIISFAMGFIDGLTGMFNSEVGLGVLGGFYSLFILIPSIAVSVRRMHDTGRSGWWVLINLVPLVGWIIFLVFSVQDSNDGSNEYGDSPKVQMA, encoded by the coding sequence ATGAACTACTATCTGGCAGTTATCAAAAAGTATGCAGTATTTTCTGGCCGTGCTCGTCGATCAGAGTACTGGTTTTTTGTGTTGTTTAACTTAATTATTTCATTTGCTATGGGTTTTATTGATGGCTTGACTGGAATGTTCAATTCAGAAGTTGGGCTTGGTGTTCTGGGCGGGTTTTATTCTCTATTTATCCTGATCCCGAGCATCGCAGTGAGCGTGCGCCGTATGCACGATACCGGTCGTAGTGGTTGGTGGGTGCTGATTAACCTGGTTCCACTGGTTGGCTGGATTATTTTCCTGGTGTTCTCTGTACAGGACAGTAATGATGGTTCAAATGAATACGGTGACAGCCCTAAAGTACAAATGGCTTAA
- a CDS encoding SDR family oxidoreductase, giving the protein MNTLQGKHAVVTGAGRGIGAAIAKTLIAAGCKVTLMGRTQSHLDDRFAELGPNTQAISVDVTDPAAVTAAFTKARDGFGSIDILVNNAGAAEAKPYLKSSNEEWHNCIAVNLNGVHYCTQAALPDMLEKGAGRIINIASTAAQKGYAYVAAYTAAKHGVLGLTRALALEFATKGITINAVCPGYTETDIVKDAIKNIVAKTGRTEEEARAELTKTNPQRRLIQPQEVANTVLWLCGDQAGSITGQGVSVAGGEVM; this is encoded by the coding sequence ATGAACACACTGCAAGGCAAACACGCCGTGGTTACCGGCGCTGGCCGCGGTATTGGCGCCGCCATTGCCAAAACCCTGATCGCTGCCGGCTGCAAAGTCACCCTGATGGGCCGCACACAATCCCATCTCGACGATCGCTTTGCAGAACTGGGCCCCAACACCCAGGCAATTTCTGTCGACGTTACCGACCCAGCTGCCGTTACCGCCGCCTTTACAAAAGCCCGTGATGGTTTTGGCTCCATCGACATCCTGGTCAACAACGCCGGTGCCGCTGAAGCCAAGCCCTACCTGAAATCCAGCAATGAGGAATGGCACAACTGCATCGCTGTTAATCTGAACGGCGTGCACTACTGCACCCAAGCCGCCCTGCCCGACATGCTCGAGAAAGGCGCTGGTCGTATCATTAATATCGCCAGTACCGCTGCACAAAAAGGCTACGCCTACGTCGCCGCATACACTGCCGCCAAACACGGCGTACTCGGTTTAACCCGCGCACTGGCCCTGGAGTTCGCCACCAAAGGCATCACGATCAATGCCGTCTGTCCCGGTTATACCGAAACGGATATTGTTAAAGATGCTATTAAAAATATCGTTGCCAAAACCGGCAGAACAGAAGAAGAGGCTCGCGCGGAACTCACCAAAACCAATCCACAACGCCGGTTAATTCAGCCGCAGGAAGTAGCTAATACTGTATTGTGGCTGTGTGGCGATCAGGCTGGATCAATTACCGGACAGGGGGTATCTGTGGCTGGTGGTGAGGTGATGTAA
- a CDS encoding TonB-dependent receptor, translating to MIKIAEAKKWGRVSLRRRGISIALAATFSAIAPSAFSESKALEIDIPEQNTATALVELASETDVQIIVPRNLGTNSRSKAVSGNLTIESALDKLLEGTNLTYRFVTENMVVIQEKEDDDDSRKSPELEEIVVTGSNIRGVDVSASPVLTFDQTDIEQSGFVTIEQFLRNLSQNHGAGINEYGSLLSGAGGNISKSSGVNLRGLGNDSTLVLLNGRRLAPSNNGDVVDISMIPLSAIERVDVLTDGASAIYGSDAVGGVVNFTLRSNYEGAETRIRYGDHTDGNARKIEFGQTFGTSWRSGNALVSLTINDRNPLDSSTREATKGRIQGNSIVGEREDETLLFAATQQLTDRVELYTDALFSDRDFTSDVILAGGFIRQQSITSSKQWSVVAGTRIDLNDSWQLDVSGSVSETDLSSDTLLGIAVFEPAPFFKNSDTSKVQVLDVKADGVLFSMSGGEARLAINAQYRKESLNGVTSSFEIPGFNDESLSFVEGDRNVEAVSGELFLPVIGDENSMSLAKELSLSLAARVERYDEFGSSVDPKIGLMWSPVDGVRFRTTWGTSFKAPLLNEMNPTTPTSSSSRIILAPNDPGGELATLLLYGIAPDLEPETATTFTAGVDYEPLSFPGLSVSLTYYDIEFEDRIAVPLDSGDFGDVFIDEYIYGAAIIRKGEPQFQALIDAYASGPFFTNTAGIDVEDFQAIFDNRLTNISIHRQSGLDFNLDYGFETGLGQFVFAVAGTYLFEYGDKKTAGVPFLDTTSTVYSPVDLKMNASLSWSGDRTSATVSINYVDSYDEIRQAIPEPARRHVPSWTTVNVNLSYDVEKSTGWLAGTRISLSASNLFQRQPGYVYGFGVSDFDGANADILGRYLSLGVVKIW from the coding sequence ATGATAAAGATCGCCGAAGCCAAAAAATGGGGTAGGGTTTCTCTCCGACGTCGGGGGATTAGTATTGCGCTGGCTGCAACGTTTTCTGCTATTGCACCATCAGCATTTTCCGAGAGTAAAGCCCTGGAAATAGATATCCCTGAGCAAAATACTGCGACAGCTTTGGTAGAGCTGGCCAGCGAAACTGATGTACAAATTATTGTCCCACGTAACCTTGGTACCAATAGCCGTTCAAAAGCGGTATCTGGCAACCTGACAATTGAGTCAGCGTTGGATAAATTATTGGAGGGTACCAACCTGACCTATCGCTTTGTCACCGAAAATATGGTGGTAATTCAGGAAAAAGAAGATGACGATGATTCCCGCAAATCACCTGAGCTGGAAGAGATTGTTGTAACCGGATCCAATATTCGTGGTGTGGATGTGTCAGCATCACCCGTTTTAACGTTTGACCAAACCGATATTGAACAGTCTGGATTTGTAACCATCGAGCAGTTTTTGCGCAATTTATCGCAAAATCATGGTGCAGGTATTAATGAGTATGGCAGCCTGCTGAGTGGTGCCGGTGGTAATATCAGTAAAAGTTCGGGAGTGAATTTGCGTGGATTGGGTAATGATTCCACGTTGGTTCTTTTGAATGGTCGTCGTCTCGCGCCATCAAACAATGGAGATGTAGTTGATATCTCAATGATACCGTTGTCAGCAATTGAGCGCGTTGACGTTCTGACAGATGGTGCCTCGGCAATTTACGGTTCTGATGCAGTTGGTGGGGTAGTGAATTTTACCCTGCGTAGTAATTATGAAGGCGCAGAAACACGTATTCGATATGGTGATCATACCGATGGCAATGCCAGGAAAATCGAATTCGGCCAAACATTTGGCACGAGTTGGAGATCGGGTAATGCGCTTGTCAGCCTGACTATCAATGATCGCAACCCGCTAGATTCTTCTACGCGCGAGGCTACCAAGGGGCGAATTCAGGGAAACTCAATCGTTGGCGAACGAGAAGATGAAACCTTGTTATTTGCAGCAACTCAGCAGTTGACTGACCGCGTTGAATTATACACAGATGCACTTTTCTCTGATCGAGACTTTACCAGCGATGTGATTCTTGCCGGTGGGTTTATTCGCCAGCAATCCATTACCTCATCCAAGCAGTGGAGTGTGGTAGCTGGAACTCGTATTGATTTGAATGACAGTTGGCAATTGGATGTTAGTGGCTCAGTTAGTGAAACTGATCTCTCCAGTGATACATTATTGGGCATAGCTGTTTTTGAACCAGCACCATTTTTCAAAAATTCCGATACCTCCAAGGTTCAGGTGCTGGATGTGAAGGCGGATGGGGTCTTATTTTCGATGAGTGGTGGCGAGGCGAGACTGGCAATCAATGCCCAGTATCGGAAAGAGTCCCTGAATGGAGTGACTTCCTCGTTTGAAATTCCCGGCTTTAATGATGAGTCGCTTTCTTTTGTTGAGGGTGACAGGAACGTAGAAGCTGTTTCCGGAGAACTGTTTTTACCGGTCATTGGTGATGAAAATAGTATGTCCCTTGCCAAAGAGCTCAGCCTGTCACTGGCGGCACGTGTTGAACGCTATGACGAGTTTGGTAGCTCTGTCGATCCCAAAATAGGATTAATGTGGTCACCGGTGGACGGAGTGAGGTTTCGCACCACTTGGGGAACTTCTTTCAAGGCCCCATTGCTGAATGAGATGAATCCGACAACTCCGACCAGTTCTTCATCGAGAATTATTTTGGCGCCCAATGATCCCGGTGGTGAGCTGGCGACACTGCTTCTTTATGGTATTGCGCCAGATCTGGAGCCAGAAACGGCAACTACCTTTACCGCAGGTGTGGATTATGAACCACTGAGCTTTCCCGGTTTAAGTGTGTCACTGACTTATTATGATATTGAGTTTGAAGACCGAATAGCCGTACCTCTCGATAGTGGTGACTTTGGAGACGTGTTTATTGATGAATATATTTACGGTGCAGCGATTATTCGTAAAGGTGAACCTCAATTTCAGGCATTGATAGACGCCTATGCCAGTGGCCCGTTTTTTACTAATACAGCGGGCATTGATGTCGAAGATTTTCAGGCGATTTTTGATAATCGACTGACCAATATCTCCATTCATCGTCAATCTGGCCTGGATTTTAATCTGGATTACGGATTTGAAACGGGGTTAGGTCAATTCGTTTTCGCTGTCGCAGGTACATATCTCTTTGAGTATGGCGATAAAAAGACAGCGGGAGTTCCTTTTCTGGATACGACCAGTACAGTCTATTCACCAGTGGATTTGAAAATGAATGCATCCTTGTCCTGGTCAGGTGATCGAACCAGTGCCACGGTGTCAATCAATTATGTGGATAGCTATGATGAGATTCGTCAGGCAATTCCGGAGCCCGCAAGGCGGCATGTCCCTTCCTGGACGACCGTAAATGTCAACCTATCCTATGATGTGGAGAAATCTACTGGCTGGTTGGCCGGTACCCGTATTTCCCTGAGTGCCAGTAATTTGTTTCAGCGTCAGCCTGGGTATGTATACGGTTTTGGTGTCAGTGATTTCGATGGCGCCAATGCAGATATCCTTGGGCGATACCTTTCTCTAGGTGTTGTCAAAATCTGGTAA
- a CDS encoding TlpA disulfide reductase family protein, which yields MKQHYLVGGLVSGFFLLFSVIGLCQVAPAESLKNEIEYALEYSEELRKLRRDSKVTKYSDPEEYQQALKVFQEKQQSFNMIPTLLAAIELIKTAPESDTGYLAMRLFSMHSYLLSSQGQEGKSNFPEQDLKAISERIVTSALSDHIDKPGLVGVIDLPVHMAFLEQYAEQQNVWTRIMNKSPHRQVKAEAAFQRVKLAIDVIQAGSVKDSMRQLALNDLSVFSEQAIQQYGDVSLYRDTVKEVVEGKLFSLRALLPGSELPDVTAKTLDQKIDQLSRYRGKVVLIDFWSTWCGPCREAMPEIAVLKTELVEMPFEVISISIDDDVEEVLGFQQSEQPMPWVNWHIGPSGDILTQWDVNSYPTYFLVDANGIIRQRTTHLDDSMKKHIRSLVQKSVRSE from the coding sequence ATGAAACAGCATTATCTTGTTGGTGGATTGGTTTCTGGTTTCTTTTTATTGTTTTCTGTAATTGGACTTTGTCAGGTGGCGCCTGCAGAGTCATTGAAGAATGAGATTGAGTACGCACTTGAATATTCTGAAGAACTGAGAAAGCTTCGTAGAGATTCAAAAGTAACAAAGTACAGTGACCCAGAAGAGTATCAGCAGGCACTCAAGGTCTTTCAGGAAAAACAGCAGTCATTTAACATGATTCCCACTTTGTTGGCTGCTATTGAGCTGATTAAGACTGCGCCTGAAAGTGATACTGGTTATTTGGCAATGCGGTTATTTTCGATGCATTCCTATCTGTTGAGTTCTCAGGGTCAAGAGGGTAAATCGAATTTCCCTGAGCAGGATTTGAAAGCGATTTCTGAACGAATTGTAACTTCGGCACTGAGTGATCATATTGACAAGCCTGGTCTGGTCGGAGTGATTGATTTGCCAGTGCACATGGCATTCCTGGAGCAATATGCGGAACAGCAAAATGTCTGGACTCGGATAATGAATAAAAGCCCACATCGTCAGGTGAAAGCAGAGGCGGCATTTCAGCGTGTCAAATTGGCGATTGATGTAATTCAGGCAGGTTCGGTAAAAGACAGTATGCGTCAACTGGCTTTAAATGATTTAAGTGTGTTTTCTGAGCAGGCGATCCAGCAGTATGGAGATGTCAGCTTGTATCGAGACACTGTCAAAGAAGTGGTGGAAGGAAAGTTATTCTCCCTCAGAGCACTGCTTCCTGGTAGCGAGCTTCCTGATGTGACGGCCAAAACATTGGATCAGAAGATTGACCAGCTAAGTCGGTATCGAGGCAAGGTGGTCCTGATTGACTTCTGGAGCACATGGTGTGGGCCTTGTCGGGAGGCTATGCCTGAAATTGCGGTGCTGAAAACTGAATTGGTGGAGATGCCCTTTGAAGTCATTTCGATCAGTATTGATGATGATGTGGAAGAGGTGTTGGGATTTCAGCAGAGCGAACAGCCCATGCCTTGGGTAAATTGGCACATTGGCCCAAGTGGCGACATTCTTACCCAGTGGGATGTCAACAGTTACCCTACCTACTTTCTGGTGGATGCCAATGGCATAATCCGGCAACGCACTACTCATCTGGATGACAGTATGAAAAAGCACATCCGTTCACTGGTACAGAAATCGGTTAGGTCAGAGTGA